Genomic window (Polaribacter batillariae):
TTGGTAAATGAGAAACAAATACCAAAAGAAAAAGTTATTTTTATACCCAATGCCGCAGATTTTTCATTAGCAAAAAAAGTTCAGCAAAATTTTAATGCTACTGAATTTAAAAGGAAACTAAATTTAGAGGATAAATTTGTTATTACTTACGTCGGAGCTCATGGAGTGGCAAATCATCTTATACAAATAATTAATGCAGCAGAGAGGCTGTTGGATACAAATGTTGTTTTTCAACTCATAGGTGCTGGAATGCGAAAAGAATACCTTATAAAGGTAGCTGAAGAAAAAGGACTAACAAATGTTGTTTTTAGGGATTCAGTTCCTAAAGAAGAAGTTTTTAAATATATTTTAGCGTCTGATGTTGGAGCATCTGTGTTAAAAAAAGTAGATACATTTAAAACTATTTATTCTAACAAAACCTTCGACTATATGTCTTGTAAAAAACCAATTCTATTAGCAATAGATGGTGTTTCTAAAGATTTGATTAATGATGCTAAATGCGGAGTATATGTTGAGCCAGAGAGTATAGAAGCAATTGTTGAAGGTGTTCGGTTCTTACTTGCAAAAACGCAAGAAGAAATTCATCAAATGGGAGTAAATGGTTACCTGTATGCGAAATCACATTTTGATAGAAATCAACTTGCCACAAAGTATCTACAAAAAATTAATGAAATTATAAAATAATGTACAAACACTTTTTTAAACGCTTTTTCGATATCCTAATAGGATTAATAGGCGTTATTGTTTTTTTTCCATTTTTTTTGATTGTTTTTATATTATTGATTTATAACAATAAGGGAACACCATTTTTCTTTCAGAAAAGACCTGGAAAAAACAAGAAAATTTTCGAAGTTGTGAAGTTCAAAACTATGAACGACAAAAAAGATAAAGATGGGAATTTACTTCCCGATGCCGAAAGATTAACAACCATTGGTAAAATAGTAAGAAAAACATCTTTAGATGAACTGCCTCAAATATATAATTTACTAAAAGGAGATATGAGCATTATTGGTCCAAGACCCTTGTTGCCAGAATATTTGCCATTATATAACGAGCGACAAAAGAAACGTCATTTGGTAAAACCAGGAATATCTGGGTGGGCTCAAGTAAATGGCAGAAATGCAATAAGTTGGCAGCAAAAATTTGAATATGATGTTTGGTATGTAGAGAATTTATCTTTTTTTTTAGATGCGAAAATATTCTTTA
Coding sequences:
- a CDS encoding glycosyltransferase family 4 protein is translated as MKILLIHQYFLEKGDGGGSRFNEMTKNWSAQGHEITVLAGMVHYATGKKQERYKGKFTYQDKSFYENVDVVRCYVSESYNINFLGRLWAYFSFVFSSIYAGFFKTKGKFDVIVVTSPPLFVGITAYVLSKLKRSPFVFEIRDLWPESAIDTGVLKNKFIIKFAYWFEKFIYSKARLINVLTPAFRDKLVNEKQIPKEKVIFIPNAADFSLAKKVQQNFNATEFKRKLNLEDKFVITYVGAHGVANHLIQIINAAERLLDTNVVFQLIGAGMRKEYLIKVAEEKGLTNVVFRDSVPKEEVFKYILASDVGASVLKKVDTFKTIYSNKTFDYMSCKKPILLAIDGVSKDLINDAKCGVYVEPESIEAIVEGVRFLLAKTQEEIHQMGVNGYLYAKSHFDRNQLATKYLQKINEIIK
- a CDS encoding sugar transferase, which translates into the protein MYKHFFKRFFDILIGLIGVIVFFPFFLIVFILLIYNNKGTPFFFQKRPGKNKKIFEVVKFKTMNDKKDKDGNLLPDAERLTTIGKIVRKTSLDELPQIYNLLKGDMSIIGPRPLLPEYLPLYNERQKKRHLVKPGISGWAQVNGRNAISWQQKFEYDVWYVENLSFFLDAKIFFMTFLKVFKSEGINTQNQATTVKFTGNE